The DNA sequence ACTGCATGGTGCTCAATTGTAGTTGTTATTATATGCTTACCTTTTTTCTGATTTGCATATGCTACACCTTTTATAGCCCAATTATCAGACTCAGTACCACCTGAGGTAAAGTATATCTCTGATATATCGGCATTTAATGCCTTCGCTACTCTTTCTCTTGCAATATCTATTGCTTTTTTGGCTTCTCTACCAATTGAATATATTGTTGATGGATTACCATACTTTTCTGTAAGATATGGCATCATCTCATCTAAAACCTCTTTTTTTAGAGGGGTTGTTGCAGCATGATCAAAGTATATGAACTTTTCAGTCATTTATATCATCTCCTATTATTCCTATCAATTTTCTTTATAATATTAATATACCCAATTTTATATTAAATATAAAACATATATGAATCTTTTGAAGCCATTTTTTTATAGTCTTCAACTAACTCTCCTAATGTTATATTATCTACAACATTAGCTACCGCATCTTTAACCTTTTCCCAAACCTTTTTTGTAACGCACATCTCTGCCCTTGGACAATTTACCTTCATATCATCATCAATACATTCTGACGGTGATAACGACCCTTCTAAAACCCTTAAAATCTCACCAATTGTAATTTTAGAAGGCTCTTTTGATAAGGTATAACCACCTTGAGCACCCCTTGAGCTTTTTACAAGCCCTGCTTTTTTAAGAATTGCTATAAGTTGTTCTAAATAGTGTTCTGAAATATCCTGCCTTTCAGCAATACTTTTAAGTGAAATTAAGCCTTCTTGGTAATGTAGAGCCAAATCAAACATCGCTCTAACACCGTATCTCCCTTTTGTTGATAACTTCATCATAATTTATATCCCCTCAATTCCGACCTATTAGCTTGGAATTCTTATATTATGATAGCACTAATATTGGTATTTGTCAATCATGAAAAAATTAATCAGAATAATAAATAAAAAAAAGAGTACATCAACCATCCAATGATGTTACTCTTTTTCATTCTTAATTTATATTAAATTTATTATAGCAAACTCCCAAAGTTATATGGTGACCCTAAGGGGAGTCGAACCC is a window from the Caldicellulosiruptoraceae bacterium PP1 genome containing:
- a CDS encoding Rrf2 family transcriptional regulator, whose protein sequence is MMKLSTKGRYGVRAMFDLALHYQEGLISLKSIAERQDISEHYLEQLIAILKKAGLVKSSRGAQGGYTLSKEPSKITIGEILRVLEGSLSPSECIDDDMKVNCPRAEMCVTKKVWEKVKDAVANVVDNITLGELVEDYKKMASKDSYMFYI